One part of the Rutidosis leptorrhynchoides isolate AG116_Rl617_1_P2 chromosome 1, CSIRO_AGI_Rlap_v1, whole genome shotgun sequence genome encodes these proteins:
- the LOC139858333 gene encoding probable diphthine methyl ester synthase isoform X2 produces the protein MLYIIGLGLGDEKDITLKGLEAVKKCEKLYIESYTSLLSFGISTDGISTLEKLYGKPLTVADREMVEEKADDMLLEAREYDVAFLVVGDPFGATTHSDLVVRAKKMEVEVKVIYNASVMNAVGVCGLQLYRYGETVSLPFFTETWRPDSFYEKIQRNRGLGLHTLCLLDIRVKEPSLESLCRGKKQYEPPSFMTIGVAIDQLLEVEQLRGESVYVVEEEN, from the exons ATGTTGTATATAATAGGATTGGGGTTAGGAGATGAAAAGGATATTACTTTAAAAGGTTTAGAAGCTGTTAAAAAATGTGAAAAGTTATATATTGAATCCTATACTTCTCTTCTTTCTTTTGGTATCTCCACTGATGGCATCTCTACTCTG GAAAAATTGTATGGGAAACCGCTTACAGTTGCAGATAGAGAAATGGTAGAAGAAAAGGCTGATGATATGCTGTTGGAGGCTCGTGAATATGACGTTGCTTTTCTTGTTGTTGGAGATCCTTTTGG AGCGACAACACACAGTGATCTAGTTGTACGAGCAAAGAAAATGGAGGTGGAAGTTAAGGTTATATACAATGCATCAGTTATGAATGCTGTTGGAGTCTGCGGATTACAACTTTACCGATACGGAGAGACTGTTTCGTTACCGTTCTTTACCGAAACGTGGAGGCCTGACAGTTTCTATGAAAAGATTCAAAGAAACCGAGGACTTGGGCTGCATACGTTGTGCTTGTTAG ATATACGTGTTAAAGAGCCTTCGTTGGAGTCATTATGCAG AGGAAAAAAGCAGTACGAGCCTCCTAGTTTTATGACAATTGGTGTTGCTATTGATCAGTTATTGGAGGTTGAACAACTACGAGGAGAATCTG TTTATGTTGTTGAAGAAGAAAACTAA
- the LOC139858333 gene encoding probable diphthine methyl ester synthase isoform X1 encodes MLYIIGLGLGDEKDITLKGLEAVKKCEKLYIESYTSLLSFGISTDGISTLEKLYGKPLTVADREMVEEKADDMLLEAREYDVAFLVVGDPFGATTHSDLVVRAKKMEVEVKVIYNASVMNAVGVCGLQLYRYGETVSLPFFTETWRPDSFYEKIQRNRGLGLHTLCLLDIRVKEPSLESLCRGKKQYEPPSFMTIGVAIDQLLEVEQLRGESAYNEDTLCVGFARLGCENQMVVAGSMKQLRSVDFGVPLHCLTIVGKTHPVEEEMLDFYRN; translated from the exons ATGTTGTATATAATAGGATTGGGGTTAGGAGATGAAAAGGATATTACTTTAAAAGGTTTAGAAGCTGTTAAAAAATGTGAAAAGTTATATATTGAATCCTATACTTCTCTTCTTTCTTTTGGTATCTCCACTGATGGCATCTCTACTCTG GAAAAATTGTATGGGAAACCGCTTACAGTTGCAGATAGAGAAATGGTAGAAGAAAAGGCTGATGATATGCTGTTGGAGGCTCGTGAATATGACGTTGCTTTTCTTGTTGTTGGAGATCCTTTTGG AGCGACAACACACAGTGATCTAGTTGTACGAGCAAAGAAAATGGAGGTGGAAGTTAAGGTTATATACAATGCATCAGTTATGAATGCTGTTGGAGTCTGCGGATTACAACTTTACCGATACGGAGAGACTGTTTCGTTACCGTTCTTTACCGAAACGTGGAGGCCTGACAGTTTCTATGAAAAGATTCAAAGAAACCGAGGACTTGGGCTGCATACGTTGTGCTTGTTAG ATATACGTGTTAAAGAGCCTTCGTTGGAGTCATTATGCAG AGGAAAAAAGCAGTACGAGCCTCCTAGTTTTATGACAATTGGTGTTGCTATTGATCAGTTATTGGAGGTTGAACAACTACGAGGAGAATCTG CTTacaatgaagatacactttgtgtggGTTTTGCACGTCTCGGATGCGAGAATCAGATGGTGGTGGCGGGTTCAATGAAGCAGTTACGCAGTGTCGATTTCGGTGTACCTCTTCACTGTCTCACTATAGTTGGCAAAACTCATCCCGTTGAAGAAGAAATGCTTGAtttttatagaaattga
- the LOC139858351 gene encoding probable cytokinin riboside 5'-monophosphate phosphoribohydrolase LOGL10, giving the protein MESINHPKLGGVTVVNTGKSSRFNRICVFCGSSSGNNPVYRHAAVQLGNELVERKIDLVYGGGGIGLMGLVSKAVFDGGCHVLGVIPEVLMSIEIIGESVGEVKPVSNMHQRKAEMARQADAFIALPGGYGTLEELLEVITWAQLGIHQKPVGLLNVDGYYNSLLCFIDKAVDEGFVTPEARRIIVSAPTAHELLSKLEEYGQGNEADVKSSWEMEQHLGYTVIKSEIAR; this is encoded by the exons ATGGAAAGTATTAACCACCCTAAACTAGGAGGGGTAACGGTGGTAAACACCGGCAAATCATCGCGGTTTAACCGGATCTGTGTCTTTTGTGGTAGTAGCTCCGGAAATAATCCGGTTTACCGACATGCAGCCGTTCAACTCGGCAACGAACTG GTTGAAAGGAAGATTGACTTGGTGTATGGTGGAGGAGGCATTGGGCTGATGGGCCTTGTTTCCAAGGCCGTCTTTGATGGTGGCTGCCACGTCTTAGG GGTGATACCTGAAGTGCTTATGTCGATAGAG ATCATTGGAGAAAGTGTTGGTGAAGTTAAACCAGTATCAAATATGCATCAACGAAAAGCCGAAATGGCACGCCAAGCAGATGCCTTTATAGCGTTGCCGG GTGGATACGGTACACTTGAGGAACTTCTTGAAGTCATTACTTGGGCACAACTTGGAATTCACCAAAAACCG GTAGGATTATTGAACGTAGATGGATACTACAACTCGCTATTGTGTTTCATAGACAAAGCTGTTGACGAAGGTTTTGTCACCCCAGAAGCCCGTCGAATCATTGTCTCTGCCCCAACTGCCCATGAACTCTTGTCCAAGCTTGAG GAGTATGGGCAGGGGAATGAGGCAGACGTTAAGTCAAGTTGGGAAATGGAGCAACATTTGGGTTATACTGTTATAAAGTCAGAGATTGCTCGTTGA